One part of the Lytechinus pictus isolate F3 Inbred chromosome 3, Lp3.0, whole genome shotgun sequence genome encodes these proteins:
- the LOC129256643 gene encoding small ribosomal subunit protein mS25-like, giving the protein MPMKGKFPLRRTIRYLEQGKIYLRDSVKILTINYNSFGKESDGARDFVFYHLPQLQYKNPNVQMQTFKNITPSPFIRCFLNEGEEVLIDIEDKTKDDIEEHLNKVLGKSERVLATERKAMERSSNPANFGRTFARWCICEVPGQFPCPKLKPMPNEMKGKYRDLKEDSLRAPEALVHRADTPTETAV; this is encoded by the exons ATGCCAATGAAAGGAAAATTTCCTCTTCGGAGGACAATTCGATACCTTGAGCAGGGGAAAATATATCTTCGAGATTCTGTTAAGATTTTGACAATCAACTATAATTCCTTTGGGAAAGAGAGTGATGGAGCAAG GGACTTTGTATTTTACCACCTACCTCAGCTGCAATACAAGAATCCAAATGTACAAATGCAAACCTTCAAGAACATCACACCATCTCCATTTATCAGATGTTTTCTAA ATGAAGGTGAAGAGGTGCTGATTGATATTGAGGATAAGACCAAGGATGACATTGAAGAACATCTAAATAAAGTTCTTGGAAAATCAGA GAGAGTGTTAGCCACTGAAAGGAAAGCCATGGAGCGTTCATCAAACCCAGCAAATTTTGGTCGTACCTTTGCTCGATGGTGTATCTGTGAGGTACCTGGTCAGTTCCCATGCCCAAAGCTAAAGCCAATGCCCAATGAGATGAAAGGAAAATATCGTGATTTAAAGGAGGACAGTTTACGTGCACCAGAGGCACTAGTGCATAGGGCAGACACACCCACAGAAACAGCTGTATAA
- the LOC129256646 gene encoding small ribosomal subunit protein mS33-like, translated as MSSNYARRMARLSARIFGDVYKPTSSQSMKVVQMMREQPREMRKNIVDYYPPHMEAFKLMNYLRYIGLYRDEHADFRDEMKRVQAMKGKAPPKKGEGKRAMKRK; from the exons ATGTCTTCAAATTATGCCAGGCGTATGGCACGCCTGAGTGCACGTATCTTTGGTGATGTCTACAAACCAACATCATCTCAGTCAATGAAGGTAGTACAAATGATGAGAGAACAACCAAgagaaatgaggaaaaatattGTCGATTACTATCCACCACATATGGAGGCGTTTAAGTTGATGAACTACCTCAGATATATTGGACTATACAG agatGAGCATGCAGACTTCAGAGATGAAATGAAGCGGGTTCAGGCAATGAAAGGAAAAGCTCCACCAAAGAAAGGAGAAGGAAAGAGGGCTATGAAAAGGAAATGA